A genomic segment from Nocardiopsis sp. Huas11 encodes:
- a CDS encoding tetratricopeptide repeat protein yields the protein MSEEWEERGDVANTVNGDISGGTAIQGRDMTLRNSSPGRDHNDFHHFNGTFISEQHNHLPRHEVDWPVRVGTIPEEAAHYQHRDVADHLNTALNSFGTVVLRQVLSGTGGVGKTQLAACHARTLREITDADQRVDILVWAGASTREQITSDYTQAARHLYTTVPEDPEDAARLFLAWLSDPNKHQNRRWLIVWDDLTDPARVQDLWPPRDQPHGRVLVTTRRRDHSLTVQGRHLLDVDVYTPGEARAFLNQALDAAGIAHTTAQRDTLAHDLGRLPLALGQAVTYMAELGLGCDDYLQVFHNRMNTLDQVFPDWEHPTPLAATWELSLTQADTFQPKGTARRLMGLIALLDGTGIPEQVLTAPPVLDYLTAHRTEAATGVTTAALTPHQARTALAGLRRLNLITRATPPTTDRDAPGQVLVGAHQLVQRATHEHATTRPTSRGVHALADALVEVWPKVERDTALAQQLRSNIAILRSHPDVEGRTSEDWLWDPEGHAALFRAGTSLGEAGRVGEAVAYWQHVVETAQRQLGPDHSDTLIARANLASWRGEAGDPAAAAHAFQEILTDRLRVLGPDHPHTLTTRANLADWRGETGDLAEAISAYEDLLTDQLRILGPDYPDTLITQGRLAAWRGETGDLAEAISAYEDLLTDQLRVLGPDHPDTLTTRHSLAWWTHESGDTAAALTAYEDLLTDRLRVLGPDHPDTLTTRHNLAWATHESGDTAAALTAYEDLLTDRLRVLGPDHPDTLTTRHNLAWATHKSGDTAGAVELLTALVCDQTRVLGPSHTHVQESAQILQQWRNELAGE from the coding sequence ATGAGCGAGGAGTGGGAAGAACGAGGCGATGTCGCCAACACCGTGAACGGCGACATCTCCGGTGGCACCGCCATCCAGGGCCGTGACATGACCCTGAGAAACTCCTCCCCCGGACGCGACCACAATGACTTTCACCACTTCAACGGGACGTTCATCAGCGAACAACACAACCACCTCCCACGCCACGAAGTGGACTGGCCGGTTCGTGTGGGAACAATCCCCGAGGAAGCGGCCCACTACCAGCACCGGGACGTCGCCGACCACCTCAACACCGCGCTGAACAGCTTCGGGACCGTGGTGCTACGCCAGGTCCTCTCCGGCACCGGCGGGGTCGGCAAGACCCAACTGGCCGCCTGCCACGCCCGCACCCTGCGCGAGATCACCGACGCCGACCAACGGGTCGACATCCTGGTGTGGGCCGGTGCCTCCACCCGCGAGCAGATCACCTCCGACTACACCCAAGCCGCCCGCCACCTCTACACCACCGTTCCCGAGGATCCCGAGGATGCCGCACGACTCTTCCTCGCCTGGCTCAGCGACCCCAACAAGCACCAGAACCGGCGCTGGCTCATCGTGTGGGACGACCTCACCGATCCCGCTCGAGTACAGGATCTATGGCCCCCGCGCGACCAGCCCCACGGCCGGGTCCTGGTCACCACACGGCGACGCGACCACTCCCTCACCGTCCAGGGGCGCCACTTGCTCGACGTCGACGTCTACACCCCCGGCGAAGCCCGTGCCTTCCTCAACCAGGCCCTGGACGCGGCCGGGATCGCCCACACCACCGCGCAACGGGACACCCTCGCCCACGACCTGGGGCGGCTGCCCTTGGCGCTGGGTCAGGCGGTCACCTACATGGCCGAACTCGGACTCGGCTGCGACGACTACCTCCAGGTGTTCCACAACCGGATGAACACCCTGGACCAGGTGTTCCCCGACTGGGAGCACCCCACCCCGCTCGCCGCCACGTGGGAGCTGTCCCTCACCCAGGCCGACACCTTCCAACCCAAGGGAACCGCCCGACGATTGATGGGGCTCATCGCCCTCCTAGACGGAACCGGCATCCCCGAACAGGTACTCACCGCCCCACCCGTCCTGGACTATCTGACCGCCCACCGAACCGAAGCAGCCACCGGCGTGACCACGGCCGCCCTCACCCCGCACCAGGCCCGAACCGCCCTTGCGGGGCTGCGCCGGTTGAACCTGATCACCCGCGCCACCCCACCCACCACGGACAGGGACGCACCCGGGCAGGTGTTGGTGGGCGCCCACCAACTGGTGCAGCGCGCCACCCACGAACATGCCACCACCCGCCCCACCTCGCGCGGTGTGCACGCTCTGGCGGACGCGCTCGTCGAGGTGTGGCCCAAGGTCGAACGGGATACCGCCCTGGCCCAACAACTTCGTAGCAACATCGCCATCCTGCGCAGCCATCCGGATGTGGAGGGACGAACCAGCGAGGACTGGCTGTGGGATCCCGAGGGGCACGCGGCGCTGTTCCGGGCGGGCACCAGTCTGGGCGAGGCGGGTCGCGTGGGCGAGGCCGTGGCCTACTGGCAGCACGTGGTCGAAACCGCCCAGCGGCAGCTGGGCCCCGACCACTCGGACACTCTCATCGCCCGGGCCAACCTCGCCTCCTGGCGAGGTGAAGCCGGAGACCCCGCCGCAGCCGCCCACGCCTTCCAGGAGATCCTCACCGATCGCCTGCGCGTCCTGGGCCCCGACCATCCCCACACTCTCACCACCCGAGCCAACCTCGCCGACTGGCGGGGCGAGACCGGGGACCTGGCTGAAGCCATTTCCGCCTACGAAGACCTCCTCACGGACCAACTCCGAATCCTCGGCCCCGATTACCCCGACACCCTCATCACCCAAGGCCGCCTCGCCGCTTGGCGGGGCGAGACCGGAGATCTGGCTGAAGCCATTTCCGCCTATGAAGACCTCCTCACGGACCAACTCCGCGTCTTGGGCCCTGATCACCCCGACACCCTCACCACCCGCCACAGCCTCGCCTGGTGGACCCACGAGTCCGGCGACACCGCCGCAGCGCTCACCGCCTACGAAGACCTCCTCACCGACCGCCTGCGCGTCTTGGGCCCTGATCACCCCGACACCCTCACCACCCGCCACAACCTCGCCTGGGCGACCCACGAGTCCGGCGACACCGCCGCAGCGCTCACCGCCTACGAAGACCTCCTCACCGACCGCCTGCGCGTCTTGGGCCCTGATCACCCCGACACCCTCACCACCCGCCACAACCTCGCCTGGGCGACCCACAAGTCCGGCGACACCGCCGGTGCCGTTGAGCTTCTCACCGCCCTGGTATGCGACCAGACACGGGTGCTCGGCCCTAGCCACACCCACGTGCAAGAAAGCGCGCAGATACTGCAACAGTGGCGGAACGAACTGGCCGGCGAGTGA